Within Romboutsia sp. CE17, the genomic segment TCTCCATGGTTATCTTTTTACTTCTAAGTGGTTCCTTATTTTAACTATCCATATCTTCTAACTTACTATATGCCTCATCTTTAGAGCTCACAATAATGCCTTGTTGTAATTCATCTTGTACAGTTCTTGGTAAGGAATCAACTTCTATTTGAGTTTCTTCTACTATACTTTTCTTACCTGTACTATCATATTTATAGATTCCTACATATCCACTATTAATCTCAACTGAATATTTATTAGCTTTAGTTGCATCTACTGAAGAAACATCTTCAGTTTCAGTTAAAACTATTTCATATTTGTTTATACTTTCTACTTCTCTATTTGGATATTTATCATTAAAATATGCTATTATCTCATCTTCTGATTTATCTAACAATTCATCAGGAACTGTGCCAATCATTATTGGAGATGATTTAGTATCGCTATTATCTGAATAAATTGTCTGTAACCATATTTCACAATTTTCATTTAATCCAAAAGCTTCTGTTGTTTTCTCATTCTTATTCGATACTTTACTTGCCATTTTATTTTGTTCCTTAGTATCATTGTCTCTTAACTTCGTGCCTATGTAAATTCCACTACTTAATACCAATATACATACTAAAACTAATGTTGGTATCTTCCAATGAAATGATTTTTTTTCTTCAAACATTTTTATGACCTCCTTTTTATTAAAGATTCTATCCATCTAATACCTTTTTATACATTTGAGGAAAAATAAGTAAATTTGCATAAATATTTTTGTCTCCTTTTCTCTTAAATATTCATATTATAAGGTATCATCTATGTATTTTATTTATATAAAGGAGGTGTTTTTTTGGATACGTCATTTACAAGGTTAATTTATGACAAAATTGAGTTCATTGAATTTAGGCAAAACATACTATTCCTAAAACAACCTCAGCATAAAGCGTCTATTTTTTTTGAATTGCATTTAGATGACTTTTTAAGAATTAGAGACTTTACTAAGAATTTTTCAAAAAGAGTTGTTTTAGGTAATGAGAAACTAACAATTTATGATTATGAAAAAGAGCTTTTTAATATTTGGACTCCTATAAAATCTTATCCATCATCTTCAACATTAGTAGCAAAAGCTTTAATGTCTGAAGATGTATTTAATCAATTATTTCAGTCAAATAACTAAAGAGCTAAATCCTTCTCTTAGTTTAATTAAAAACCATTCTATATTTTCCATGCTAAAAAATATAGAATGGTTATTTCATTTTATTTGATATATTTTTTTATAAATTGGCAATACTTCTTAATGATTAATATATTATTAGGAGGTAATACAATGGCAAAAATAGGATGTAATGTAATTAACTGTTCACATAATGACAGTGGTATATGTTATGCAAATAAAATATCAGTAACTGGTAAGAAAGCTCGTACTAGCAATCATACTTGCTGTAGTTCATTCTTAGATGAATCTACATATAGTACACTAACTAATAATACAAATAATGACGGGCCGTGTAATATGGTTTCTTGCAATGTAAAAACTTGTAATTACAACGCTGGAAATATATGTGCTCTTAACGATATTGCTGTAACATCAAATGTAGGTAGAGCAAATCTATACTCAGAAACATATTGCTCTAGTTTTAAATGCAAATAAATTTAACTACATATATAATTGCATTATTAATTAAATGGCGTTACTTATTTTCTATATAAAAAATAAATAATATCATTTTAAGATAAAATGGCTAACTTCTATTAATAAGAGGTTAGCCATTTTATCTACAGCATAAATTACTTATTAGTAACCTTATATTTAACTTCTCTTTTATTTTCTCTATCTTCAAATTTAAAAACTTCTAATAATAAATCAATATAGAATAACATTTCAATTAAACTTTGCTTATTTTTAAATCAAACCTAATAAGCAAATGCTTATATGTTTTAACACTTGATTATATGCTTTTTAGATGATAGGATATAAATTATAGTTAGTATTAAATTTTATATAAACATAGAAAGGGATTTTAAATGACTAATATATTTGATTTAAAAAGCAAAGAGAATAAGGTCAGAGTATTATTCTATACATTAGGTCTTAGTATAATGGGTCTTGGAATTGCACTAAGTGCCATATCTAACTTTGGAGTTGGACCTTGGGATGCTGTAAATATCGGATTAAGCTATCATATTAACTTATCAGTAGGTACATGTATGAATATAGTAGCTATTTTGAATTTAATAGTAGGTGGTATATTAAATAAAGAATTTCCTAAAATAACACCTATGATAACATCTATTATATTAGGCGGTTTTATAGATTTAGGTCTTTTCGTATTTAGTGATATTAATGTATCTACACCTTTAATGCAGTTTATATTATTTATGATTTCACTTCCAATTATAAGCTTAGGTGTTGCAATTTATTTAGTTTCTAAATTACCTAATACACCATTAGATTATTTTATGCTTGCTATAAAAACTAAGTTTAATTTATCTCTTATGTCTGGTAAAATTGTATCAGAATGTAGCGGATTTATTATAGGTTTTCTTTTAGGCGGTCCAGTTGGTCTTGGAAGTTTAATAATCATATTCACTATAGGACCAATAATGCAATTCTTATATCCTTATAGTGAGTATTTCTTTAATAAACTAATTAATAAGGGCGATATAACTTTATCTAAAAACTAAATATATTTTCAAAGGAATAGCTAAAAGTTTCAAGCTATTCCTTTTTATTGTTTTTATACTAAATAAAGTCTGTAGTTTACAAAATTGTAAGGATTTATACAATAGACCATTTTATGTGTAAAGTATATAATATATATAGTGAGGATTCGACAAATTTATCGAGAGGGGGAAATGATATGAGACAAAAAAATATCTTTAACAACAAAAAAAGAAAAACTAATAATAAAAATAAGATTATTTCAGTTAGTCTTGCTTGTGTAATTGTATTTGCTGGCGTTAAAGTAGTTTCTGCAACTACTAGCTTCTTTAAAGAACAACAAGCAATAAAACAAGAAGAAAAACGTAAAGAAGAAGAAGCTAAAGCTTTAGCTGAAAAAAAGCGTAAAGAAGAAGAAGAAAAGAAAAAATATATGGTTGGCGTAAAAAATGATGCTAAAAAATATACATACGATGCAACTAAGGTTGCTAAAAAATTAGCTTCATATGATTATTCTAACAATGGTGAAAAAGTTGTATTCTTAACTTTCGATGATGGAACTTCTACTACTGTTACTCCTGAAGTATTAAGAATACTAGAAGAAAATGATGTACATGCTACTTTCTTTGTAACTGGTCAAAATATTGAAAGAGGTGGAGAAAAAGCAAAAGAATTGCTAAAAGAGGAGTTAAATAGGGGACATGCTATAGCTAATCACTCTTGGTCACATGATTATAAATATCTTTATCCAGGTAGAACTCTAAATTTAGATAACTTCCTTGCTGACTTTAAGAAAACAGATGATTTATTAAAGGAAACTCTTGGAAAGTACTTCTCAACTAGAGTAATAAGATGTCCAGGTGGACATATGTCTTGGAAGGGTATGGATGCTTTAGATAGCTATTTAGACGAAAATAAAATGGCTTCAATAGATTGGAATGCATTAAATAAAGATGCTGAAGGTTCAAGAAAAAATGCAGATCAATTAGTTCAAGAAGCTATAAAAACATCTGAAGGTAAAGAAATGGTAGTATTATTAATGCATGATACTTACGGAAAAGAAGAAACTGCTAAAGCACTACCTGAAATAATAAAATACTTTAAAGACAACGGATATGAATTTAAAACTTTATCTTAATGTATAAAAATACCTTCAAGCTGTAAAATACATTTACATAGCTTGAAGGTATTTTTATACAATCCATGTAGAGCTTAATAATAGGTAATTGTTCTAAATTTAAATGCAGCATATTCATCTATTTCTTGTACATCAGCTACCAATCTATTATCACTCTCTCTTACTCTTACTCTTAAGTAGCTTCCATTTGGTGCAAGTAGCGCATATTCTACACCATCAACCTTTTCTAATGTGAATACACTTGCCCCTTCATTATTAGTATCTACAACTAAGAATCCATTTTTATCGATTCTTAAAAATCTTCCCCCATGTATTCTTAGCATAATATTATTATCTTCTAATAAGATTAGCATAAATATTTTTCCAGTACTTTGATTTCCTGTAGCATAAAAAAAATCATCAAATCCTATTTCTACAAAATTATTATTGTATACAGATTTTATTTGAACTACATATGCATTATATACAGTATTTTTATAATTTTGGATATTCATATCCTCAGATTGCTGATTATTAATATTATCTTCCATCATATTCGGCATCACGTCATTTCTATACTTTTTCATACTACCCCCTCTAATACAATTAAACTTTATATTATTTTATGATAATTAAGATATAGTTGTTACTAATTATAATTTGGTATTAATTAAAGGTAATAAAATACCTCATTGTCAGAGAAAAATCTAACAATGAGGTATTTTATATTTTATTCAAATTTATATTAAATCATTATTTTTAATCTATGTTTTTATTTAGAATCACGCATTGCTTCTAATTTAAGATTATTTTCATTAACTACTTTTTTACTTAGAGGATAAGCAAACATTAATATTAATCCAACAACTATGTAACAAGCACCTGGGAATAAAGTTGCTAATGAATAAATTCCATCTGTTGTAGCTGTTGTCTGAGTCGCTGCCGCTGAGTTATACCCTATAAATGTTAAGGCAAATCCTCCAAGACCTCCAGCTAAAGCTTGTCCTACTTTTCTAGAGAAAGAATAAACTCCATATATTGTTCCATCATCTCTTTTTCCAGTAAGTATTTCATTATAGTCTATTATGTCAGTTATATTTGCCCATATAAGCATATTAAATACAGTAGTAAACAATGTTGCTAAAGTATACATTCCTACATATATCCATGGGTTTGTTATTTTAGCTACATAACATCCTATATATATTATACCTCCAATAATCATAGATATCATAGATACTTCTTTTTTACCAAATTTATCTGATACTTTTACTATAACTGCTGCAAGTGTTAAGTTTATTGGTAAACCAAGCATATTTAATACAGATAATGAGTTTACATCTTTAAAGTAATCAGCAAATAAGTAATTATTTATAGTTTGTGTCATTAACGAACTAAGAAGTAATACTATTGCTGCTCCTATTATTGCTAGTAAAGCTTTATTTTTTGCTATTATTCCAAGATTTTTAACTATAGAAACCTTTTCCTTTTTATCATCATTTACAAATTTAACACGTTCTGTAGTAAGTTTAAAACATAATATATAACATATAAATGCACATATTGAGAATATTCCAGCAATCATAGTAAATTTTTCTGGACTTACAAGTTGATTTCCATTAGCATCTGCATAATATATAACTTGAGGTGCTATAGTTCCTATAATAACACTAGCAAAACTTCCACCTAAACTTCTCCAAGTTGAAAGTGATGCTCTCTCTTTTGGATCATTAGTAATAGCTGATGCCATTGAACCATAAGGTATATTTATTGCTGTATAAAAAACAGATCCCCATAATAGATAAGTAACGAACATTATAATTGTCTTCACAGTCATGGAAGCGTTTGCCAAACTAGACTGATACATTAAGAAACTCATGATAGACACTGGTCCTGCCATTCTTTTTATCCATGGTTTAAATTTACCATCTTTTGTAGGCTTGGCTTTATCTGCTATAACTCCCATTGTTATATCTGAACAAGCATCTACACATCTTGCTACTAAAAATAATACACCCACTAAAGATGTACTAACACCCCATACTTTTGTATAGAATATCATTAAGAACATACTTGCAAAAATAAACGAGAAATCGTTTCCTAAATCCCCAAGTAAATAACCTGCTTTGTCTCTTAGACCAAAAGGTCTTACATTTTCAGACTCTAAATTTTTTAACCCTTTTGAACTCATATCTTTCCTCCTATTTTTTTAAATCCCAATTTGATTAATTATTTTTTATGACTCCTGTGTTATTTTAATAACAATATAATTCTAGCATACTTGTATATCTACTGTAATAATTATATTTATTTTTTTTATTAAATTTTTTTTAATTATATCATTAAATTAATATCGTATAATTTCGTCATTTTTTATATTTTTTTTCGTTTTTGTAACAGCAATAAATTTCATATAATATATATATTCCATCAAATTTTCATAATATTTTCCCATACCATTATATTATGATATATAAAAAAGACACCTCTAGTTATTCAATATAGATTTATCTATACATCATAACTAAAGGTGTTTTTATTTATCTTAACATTCTAAATATATTTCATTATATTTTTCATAATAATTATAGTTTTCACAATTATTTCAAATTTATATTAAATCATTATTTTTTAATCTATATTTTTATTTAGAACTACGCATTGCTTCTAATTTAAGATTATTTTCATTAACTACTTTTTTACTTAAAGGATAAGCAAACATTAATATTAATCCAACAACTATATAACAAACACCTGGGAATAAAGTTGCTAATGCATAAATTCCATCTGTTGTAGCTGTTGTCTGAGTCGCTGCCATTGAGTTATATCCTATAAATGTTAAGGCAAATCCTCCAAGTCCTCCAGCTAAAGCTTGTCCTAATTTTCTAGAGAAAGAATAAACTCCATATATTGTTCCATCATCTCTTTTTCCAGTAAGTATCTCATTATAATCTATTATGTCAGTTATTTTAGCCCATATAAGCATATTAAATACATTCATGAACAATGTTGTTAAAGTATATATTGCTACATATACCCATGGATTTGTTATTTTAGCTATATAACATCCTATAAATATTGCTCCTGTGATAAGCATAGATATCATAGATACTTCTTTTTTACCAAATTTGCCTGCTATTTTTACTATTACTGCTGCAAGCATTAAGTTTACTGGTAAACCAACCATACTTAAAGTAGATAATGCGTTTATATTTTTAAAGTAGTCAGCAAATAAATAAGCGTTTATAGTTTGTGTCATTAACGAACTAAGAAGTAGTACTATTGCAGCTCCTATTATTGCTAATAAAGCTTTATTTTTTACTATTATTCCAAGATTTTTTACTATGGAAACCTTTTCCTTTTTGTCATCATTTTCAAACTTAACACGCTCTGTTGTAAGTTTAAAACATAACATATAACATATAAATGCGCATATTGAGAATATTCCAGCAATCATAGTGAATTTTTCTGGATTTACTAGTTGATTTCCATTAGCATCTGCATAATATATAACTTGAGGTGCTATAGTTCCTATAATAACCCCTGCGAAACTTGCCCCTAAACTTCTCCAAGTTGAAAGAGATGCTCTCTCCTTTGGATCATTAGTAATAGCTGATGCCATTGAACCATAAGGTATATTTATTGCTGTATAACAAATAGATCCCCATAATATATAAGTAGCGAACATTACAATTACTTTTACAGTCATGGAAGCGTTTGCCAGACTGTGTTGATACATTAAGAAACTTATAAGAGCTACTGGTCCTGACATTCTTTTTATCCAAGGTTTAAATTTACCATCTTTTGTAGGCTTTGATTTATCTGCTATAACTCCCATTGTTATATCTGAACAACCATCTACAAATCTTGCTACTAAAAATAACACACCAACTAAAGATGCACTAACACCCCATACTTTTGTATAGAATATCATTAAGAACATACTTGCAAAAATAAATGTGAAATCGTTTCCTAAGTCCCCAAGTAAATAACCTGCTTTGTCTCTTAACCCAAAAGGTCTTACATTTTCAAATTCTAAATTTTTTGATGTGTTTGAAATCATATCTTTCCCCCTATTTTTTAAATTCAAATTTGATAAACTATTTTTTATAACTTCTATGTTATTTTAGTAACAATATAATTCTAGCATACTTGTATATGTATATGGAATCATTATATTTATTTTTTTTATTAAATTTTTTTTAATTATATTATTAAATTAATATCGTACATTTTCGTCAATTACTGTATATTTTTTCGTTTTAATTACAACAATAAATTCCATATAATATATATATTCCGTCAATTTTTTATAACTTTTTTACCTATAAATATATTCTCTATAAACAAAAACACCTCTAATTAATCAATATAGATTCTCTATACATCATAATTAAAGGTGTTTTTATTTATCTTAAAACTCTAAATGTATTTCATTACATTTTCATATAAAATATAAGATGTTTGTCATAACAATCGTAACTTTTTATATTTACAAAACATAAAAATTATAACCATTGGTACAACTTAACTTTGAATGACTATTCGTTTATTTCCCAGTTATGGTAAACATTTTGAACATCGTCATCATCTTCTAACATATCAACTAATTTGTTCATCATCTTTAATTGAGTTTCATCTGTTAATTCTGTAGTAGTTTGAGGTATTAACTTAACATCTGCAGATATAAATTCATATCCTTTGGCTGCTAATTCATCTCTTACTGCTGCAAAATCTTCCGGGGCAGTTACAACTTCATATCCATCTTCTTCAACTATAAAGTCTTCAGCTCCAGCTTCTAAAGCAACTTCCATTAATTCATCTTCAGAAACTTCATCGTTAGCTTCTATTAGTATTTGTCCTTTGTTATCGAACATGAATGATACACATCCACTTGTACCTAAGTTACCACCGTTCTTATCGAAGTAGTATCTAACATTACCAGCAGTTCTATTTTTGTTATCAGTTAAAGCTTCAACTATAACTGCAACTCCACCTGGCCCGTATCCTTCATAAACTATAGTTTCATAGTTTTCGTTAGCTCCACCGCCTGCACCTTTTGCGATAGCTCTTTCTAAGTTATCATTAGGCATGTTGTCAGCTTTAGCTTTTTCTATAGCAGTTTTTAACGCTGCATTGTATTCTGGATCTGGTCCACCTTCTTTAGCTGCAACAGCTATTGCTCTAGCATGTTTAGTAAATATTTTCGCTCTCTTAGCGTCTTGCTTACCTTTTCTATTAATTATGTTTCCTATACGTCCCATAATTTCACTCCTTAAATGTAATTTACTTTATAAATTTTATCACAAATAACTATTTTCGTAAATTAGAACTTAGGTGGTGCCGGTGCCACAGCCCTTTTATGAGCACTTATTCTATGTAACCTTTCAATTATTTCTAAGTCTTTTTGTGGAACCTCATCTAATCTACCTTCTACCACTGCATCTATCATCTTGTATGTCGTTCCCATTTCTTGTTCATCAGTTTGACCTTCCCAAAGTCCTGCTGATGGTGCTTTATTTATTATATCTTCATGAACACCTAATACTTTAGCCCATTCATATACTTCTGCCTTTGTTATGTTAGCTATTGGTATTAAGTCAACTCCACCATCTCCATACTTTGTAAAGTATCCAGTATAAACTTCTGCTGCGTTATCAGTTCCAACTACTAAATAGTTTAAATTATTAGCTACAGTATATATTGTACTCATTCTAACTCTTGCTCTTAAGTTTGCATCTGATATAGTTTTATTGTTCTCATTATATACATCTATACTTTGTAATTGTCCAATTACCTTATCTAATATACCAACTTGTTGTTCTGTTAAATCTAATTCTATATGCTTTATTTGACATCCATTTATAACTTTTAAAGCATCCTCTTTATCTTGAGGATTACTATTTATCTCCATTATTACCCCTATAGAATTATCTGGGAAAGCTTTCTTTATAAGATAAGCAACTACTGCTGAATCTATTCCTCCTGAAACCCCTACTGCTAATCCCTTACAATTAGTTTCCTTTACTTTTTCTCTAAGCCATTCAACGGTTTTATCTATTTTTATCTCTATGTCTGTTTTTAAACTAGCTTCCATTTGACTTTTCCTCCCTATATTTTCATATGATTTAATTATATCACAGAAATTTTAATGTTTTACCATTATATAGCATTCTATGTAGTCGTCTCATTATTTTTATAGTATTTTTTAAATAAACTTTATATCTCTAAGTTTTCCCATTCTTACATAAATAAATTTAACTTTTATGTACAAACTAATCTCTAAGGACGGTGATAATTATAAAAAATAAATACTTTAATTTCAATATAAAAAATACTATTATTGGTCTATTTACTGGCTTTATAAATGGAGTATTTGGCTCTGGAGGAGGTACCCTTTTAGTACCTATACTAAATAATATTTTAAAGGTTGAAGAACATAAGTCCCACGCTACAGCCCTTGCAATAATAATTTTTCTATCAGCTACAAGCTCTGTTATATATATATCAAGAGGTACTTATGATGTTAAGTTAACTATTCAAGCTGCTATAGGTAGTATAATTGGAGGAATTATTGGTGCAAAATTACTATGCAAGGTCACTGGGAGATTCCTTAGAATCTCATTTGGTGTTATTATGATTATTGCAGCCTTAAGGATGGTGTTTTAATGTTAATAGGAATAATCGGTTTTTTTGCAGGAATAATTGGTGGTATGGGCATGGGTGGTGGAACAATTTTAATACCAACTTTAATACTTTTTGCATCTATAGATCCTAAAATAGCTCAAAGTGTTAATTTAATCTCCTCTATACCAATGACTATATTTGCTCTTATAATACATATAAAAAATAAAAATGTAGAGTTCAAATTAGTTGCTCCTATAGCTATATTTGGAGTAATTGCAGCCATATTTGGTTCATTTTTAGCTAATTACTTAAGCTCAGAAATTTTAAGAAAAGTATTTGGTATTTTCTTGCTTTCGGTTGGTTCTTATGAAGTTTATAAAGGATATAAATCACCAAAAAAAGGATGCCAAAAGTAAAATCTAATTATTCTTAAAATAAAAGGTGTGTTAAGTTAATTTTAAATAATTACTTAATACACCTTACTATTTTATTTTATTTGTTCTAATTTTTTTACTATCTCTTTATATCGTTCTTCATGTTTTATAAAGTTATATCTTTCATCTTCTATTAATAATCTCTTTAAACTTAAAAGAAAATAGTCTTTGGAGTGCACTCCCTCAAACAACTCTATTCCATCAAATAATAGATGCTCTTTTAAATCATATCCATTAATTAAATAACTTACATTATTTAATATGACTTCAATATAGTCTAATGTTTTTTCTATGTTATTTTCCTTAGCATAAATATCTGCATACATCATATTTATACTAACATCATATAGTTCTTCTACATCAAAAGTCTTTGCTACTTTTATCTTTAAATCTAAAATCTCCTTTACCTTAAGATAATCATCATCTTTATATGCTAAAGTAATATAACTATCTAAACATGTCATTATATTACTTATTCTCTTATAAGTTAAATTTCTTAAAGTAGTTTTTGCTTTTTCATATTTATTTTGATTAATATATAGTCCAATTAATAAATCATCTCTATCCATGTTTACCTTAGGTAAACTTAATAAAGCTTCTTCTGCTTTATCATACTGATTCTTCATAGTATATAAAGTACTTAAAACATATTTTGAAGTTTCACTTAT encodes:
- the nadE gene encoding NAD(+) synthase; protein product: MEASLKTDIEIKIDKTVEWLREKVKETNCKGLAVGVSGGIDSAVVAYLIKKAFPDNSIGVIMEINSNPQDKEDALKVINGCQIKHIELDLTEQQVGILDKVIGQLQSIDVYNENNKTISDANLRARVRMSTIYTVANNLNYLVVGTDNAAEVYTGYFTKYGDGGVDLIPIANITKAEVYEWAKVLGVHEDIINKAPSAGLWEGQTDEQEMGTTYKMIDAVVEGRLDEVPQKDLEIIERLHRISAHKRAVAPAPPKF
- a CDS encoding polysaccharide deacetylase family protein; this translates as MRQKNIFNNKKRKTNNKNKIISVSLACVIVFAGVKVVSATTSFFKEQQAIKQEEKRKEEEAKALAEKKRKEEEEKKKYMVGVKNDAKKYTYDATKVAKKLASYDYSNNGEKVVFLTFDDGTSTTVTPEVLRILEENDVHATFFVTGQNIERGGEKAKELLKEELNRGHAIANHSWSHDYKYLYPGRTLNLDNFLADFKKTDDLLKETLGKYFSTRVIRCPGGHMSWKGMDALDSYLDENKMASIDWNALNKDAEGSRKNADQLVQEAIKTSEGKEMVVLLMHDTYGKEETAKALPEIIKYFKDNGYEFKTLS
- a CDS encoding sulfite exporter TauE/SafE family protein, which produces MIIIKNKYFNFNIKNTIIGLFTGFINGVFGSGGGTLLVPILNNILKVEEHKSHATALAIIIFLSATSSVIYISRGTYDVKLTIQAAIGSIIGGIIGAKLLCKVTGRFLRISFGVIMIIAALRMVF
- a CDS encoding YebC/PmpR family DNA-binding transcriptional regulator yields the protein MGRIGNIINRKGKQDAKRAKIFTKHARAIAVAAKEGGPDPEYNAALKTAIEKAKADNMPNDNLERAIAKGAGGGANENYETIVYEGYGPGGVAVIVEALTDNKNRTAGNVRYYFDKNGGNLGTSGCVSFMFDNKGQILIEANDEVSEDELMEVALEAGAEDFIVEEDGYEVVTAPEDFAAVRDELAAKGYEFISADVKLIPQTTTELTDETQLKMMNKLVDMLEDDDDVQNVYHNWEINE
- a CDS encoding sulfite exporter TauE/SafE family protein; amino-acid sequence: MLIGIIGFFAGIIGGMGMGGGTILIPTLILFASIDPKIAQSVNLISSIPMTIFALIIHIKNKNVEFKLVAPIAIFGVIAAIFGSFLANYLSSEILRKVFGIFLLSVGSYEVYKGYKSPKKGCQK
- a CDS encoding MFS transporter, which produces MISNTSKNLEFENVRPFGLRDKAGYLLGDLGNDFTFIFASMFLMIFYTKVWGVSASLVGVLFLVARFVDGCSDITMGVIADKSKPTKDGKFKPWIKRMSGPVALISFLMYQHSLANASMTVKVIVMFATYILWGSICYTAINIPYGSMASAITNDPKERASLSTWRSLGASFAGVIIGTIAPQVIYYADANGNQLVNPEKFTMIAGIFSICAFICYMLCFKLTTERVKFENDDKKEKVSIVKNLGIIVKNKALLAIIGAAIVLLLSSLMTQTINAYLFADYFKNINALSTLSMVGLPVNLMLAAVIVKIAGKFGKKEVSMISMLITGAIFIGCYIAKITNPWVYVAIYTLTTLFMNVFNMLIWAKITDIIDYNEILTGKRDDGTIYGVYSFSRKLGQALAGGLGGFALTFIGYNSMAATQTTATTDGIYALATLFPGVCYIVVGLILMFAYPLSKKVVNENNLKLEAMRSSK
- a CDS encoding DUF1540 domain-containing protein, whose amino-acid sequence is MAKIGCNVINCSHNDSGICYANKISVTGKKARTSNHTCCSSFLDESTYSTLTNNTNNDGPCNMVSCNVKTCNYNAGNICALNDIAVTSNVGRANLYSETYCSSFKCK
- a CDS encoding MFS transporter, which translates into the protein MSSKGLKNLESENVRPFGLRDKAGYLLGDLGNDFSFIFASMFLMIFYTKVWGVSTSLVGVLFLVARCVDACSDITMGVIADKAKPTKDGKFKPWIKRMAGPVSIMSFLMYQSSLANASMTVKTIIMFVTYLLWGSVFYTAINIPYGSMASAITNDPKERASLSTWRSLGGSFASVIIGTIAPQVIYYADANGNQLVSPEKFTMIAGIFSICAFICYILCFKLTTERVKFVNDDKKEKVSIVKNLGIIAKNKALLAIIGAAIVLLLSSLMTQTINNYLFADYFKDVNSLSVLNMLGLPINLTLAAVIVKVSDKFGKKEVSMISMIIGGIIYIGCYVAKITNPWIYVGMYTLATLFTTVFNMLIWANITDIIDYNEILTGKRDDGTIYGVYSFSRKVGQALAGGLGGFALTFIGYNSAAATQTTATTDGIYSLATLFPGACYIVVGLILMFAYPLSKKVVNENNLKLEAMRDSK
- a CDS encoding fascin domain-containing protein, which translates into the protein MKKYRNDVMPNMMEDNINNQQSEDMNIQNYKNTVYNAYVVQIKSVYNNNFVEIGFDDFFYATGNQSTGKIFMLILLEDNNIMLRIHGGRFLRIDKNGFLVVDTNNEGASVFTLEKVDGVEYALLAPNGSYLRVRVRESDNRLVADVQEIDEYAAFKFRTITYY
- a CDS encoding helix-turn-helix domain-containing protein translates to MELSIGEVIYKLRKEKGVTQENLANAVGVSVAAVSKWESKSSYPDITILPSIARYFNTTIDKLLNYEMKISNEEVIKLMKECARVFEKDSAENGMKLCESYIRKYPNSMFLKFRTGSLYMMSLPSAKNEEESEIMVDKAINLLEISSNSEEQEISETSKYVLSTLYTMKNQYDKAEEALLSLPKVNMDRDDLLIGLYINQNKYEKAKTTLRNLTYKRISNIMTCLDSYITLAYKDDDYLKVKEILDLKIKVAKTFDVEELYDVSINMMYADIYAKENNIEKTLDYIEVILNNVSYLINGYDLKEHLLFDGIELFEGVHSKDYFLLSLKRLLIEDERYNFIKHEERYKEIVKKLEQIK
- a CDS encoding YczE/YyaS/YitT family protein — its product is MTNIFDLKSKENKVRVLFYTLGLSIMGLGIALSAISNFGVGPWDAVNIGLSYHINLSVGTCMNIVAILNLIVGGILNKEFPKITPMITSIILGGFIDLGLFVFSDINVSTPLMQFILFMISLPIISLGVAIYLVSKLPNTPLDYFMLAIKTKFNLSLMSGKIVSECSGFIIGFLLGGPVGLGSLIIIFTIGPIMQFLYPYSEYFFNKLINKGDITLSKN
- a CDS encoding BofC C-terminal domain-containing protein, producing MFEEKKSFHWKIPTLVLVCILVLSSGIYIGTKLRDNDTKEQNKMASKVSNKNEKTTEAFGLNENCEIWLQTIYSDNSDTKSSPIMIGTVPDELLDKSEDEIIAYFNDKYPNREVESINKYEIVLTETEDVSSVDATKANKYSVEINSGYVGIYKYDSTGKKSIVEETQIEVDSLPRTVQDELQQGIIVSSKDEAYSKLEDMDS